In one window of Lepidochelys kempii isolate rLepKem1 chromosome 27, rLepKem1.hap2, whole genome shotgun sequence DNA:
- the PRR29 gene encoding proline-rich protein 29 isoform X1 — translation MPPRARRSPVWSNGEVQDLISVCGEEAVQSQLRSSRRNYDTFGQISRDMMERGHDWDAQQCRVKVKELQNAYRKACKANCHSGAAPTTCRFYKELDAILGGDSTSTLSTTMDISEPSSTRQEEEESGSEGAEEEGNSPASLGACSQELFSSQEEGSQSQRLVLGEGQTPEDMPDATLRSQPSLLSTAERLQRIRKRPRRRKEDMLHEVMQQSLNENKKAQEWQESERRVRRQNADRQHQSTERLLSIMERQADSIQALVAMQAKHYHTPAHSPCPKTLSLVPPYHLQPTFPNIWVLIATSCFQHLELHHPALQTTTPTHRAQPPSPCSRASPHCTALQTGRLSMRTGHTQICD, via the exons atgcctccacgcgccaggcgatccccagtatggagcaatggtgaggtgcaggacctcatcagtgtttgtggggaggaagctgtccagtcccagctgcgctccagccgtaggaattacgatacctttgggcagatatcaagggacatgatggaaaggggccatgactgggatgcacagcagtgcagggttaaagtgaaggagctgcagaatgcctaccgcaaagcctgcaaggcaaactgccactccggtgctgcccccacgacctgccgtttctacaaagagctggatgcaatacttgggggcgactccacctccactctgagtaccaccatggacatttcagagcccagttcaacaaggcaggaggaggaggaaagcgggagcgagggtgctgaggaggaggggaacAGCCCAGCATCCCTAggtgcatgcagtcaggagctgttctcaagccaggaggaaggtagccagtcgcagcggctggtgcttggggaaggacaaacaccagaggacatgcccg atgcaaccttgagatctcagccatccttGTTATCAacagccgaaagactccaaagaattaggaagCGGCCACGTAGAAgaaaagaggacatgctgcatgaagtaatgcagcaatcccttaatgaaaataaaaaagcacaggagtggcaggagagtgaaaggagggtccgccggcagaatgcggatcgccagcaccaaagcacagagcggctgctaagcatcatggagcgccaagcggactcgatccaggcgctcgtagcaaTGCAGGCGAAGCACTACCATACCCCCGCACatagcccttgtcccaaaactctttcccttgtgcccccatatcacctccaacccactttccccaacatctgggttcttatcgccaccagctgctTCCAACACCTggagcttcaccacccagccctgcaaactacgacCCCGACCCACCGCGCTcagcccccatcaccatgcagtagaGCCAGccctcattgcacagcactccagacaggaaggctgagtatgagaacaggacatacacaaatctgtgattga